One segment of Capnocytophaga sp. oral taxon 878 DNA contains the following:
- a CDS encoding conjugal transfer protein TraO, with product MVRIITCICLCFLGGSIAQAQRLLPKQKGISLSWVVPAEAFTSSFSDDFGVQLGYSINAKRGNYKHFALEYQRRLYPYKSLNIPVERYIGAGGYSFALVSDSSKTVALNLGAEALLGYEVVNHSKSLLPDGALLKNENNFLYGAQVGLQVETYLSDHFLVLCSGKVAALWGSSFELLRPCATVGLRYMF from the coding sequence ATGGTAAGAATTATCACTTGTATTTGTCTGTGCTTTTTAGGAGGCTCCATTGCCCAGGCACAGCGATTGTTACCCAAGCAAAAAGGTATCTCGCTCTCTTGGGTTGTGCCTGCAGAGGCTTTTACTTCCTCCTTTTCTGATGATTTTGGGGTACAGTTAGGCTATAGTATCAATGCTAAAAGGGGTAACTACAAGCATTTTGCTCTTGAATATCAAAGGCGATTATACCCTTACAAGAGTCTGAATATACCCGTTGAGAGGTATATAGGTGCAGGAGGTTATAGCTTTGCCTTAGTCAGTGACAGCAGTAAAACGGTAGCTTTGAACTTAGGAGCAGAAGCTCTTTTGGGCTATGAGGTAGTCAATCACAGCAAAAGCCTCCTTCCTGATGGGGCTTTGCTAAAGAATGAAAATAATTTTCTCTATGGTGCACAAGTAGGTTTGCAGGTAGAGACTTACCTAAGTGATCATTTTTTAGTGCTTTGCTCTGGCAAGGTAGCAGCTCTATGGGGAAGTTCCTTTGAGCTACTGCGTCCTTGTGCTACTGTAGGACTGCGTTATATGTTTTAA